A genomic stretch from Halococcus agarilyticus includes:
- a CDS encoding PLP-dependent cysteine synthase family protein, which yields MTTHRAPLDSVNETIGETPLVRVHAAPDAVPVYAKLESFNPGASVKDRIGQYMLEAMLDRGDLEPGGTVIEPTAGNTGIGIALAATQLDVEAVFVVPERFSLEKQQLMRSLGAAVVNTPTDDGMGGAIDRADELAAEHENAVVPQQFSNPLNAEAHYATTAPEIHDALDGQVGAVVAGCGTAGTLMGLARYAREQHPETVVAAVEPQGSRYAEVMGSEVEEGEYKTEGIGTHDPSKNELFDPELVDQVIRVGDRTAQDELKRLAREEGHLVAASAGMASVAARDVAERISNGEIDAPHDTVVTVFPDSSERYLSKGIYDEFENWEG from the coding sequence ATGACGACGCATCGAGCACCGCTCGACTCGGTGAACGAGACCATCGGCGAGACCCCGCTGGTTCGCGTCCACGCAGCCCCCGATGCAGTCCCGGTGTACGCGAAACTCGAATCGTTCAACCCCGGCGCGAGCGTCAAGGACCGCATCGGGCAGTACATGCTCGAAGCGATGCTCGATCGCGGCGACCTCGAACCGGGCGGAACGGTGATCGAACCCACGGCGGGGAACACGGGGATCGGGATCGCGCTCGCCGCCACCCAGCTGGACGTCGAGGCGGTGTTCGTGGTTCCCGAGCGGTTCAGCCTCGAAAAGCAGCAGCTGATGCGATCGCTGGGCGCGGCGGTCGTCAACACCCCCACCGACGACGGGATGGGCGGTGCGATCGATCGGGCCGACGAGCTCGCCGCCGAACACGAGAACGCGGTCGTGCCCCAGCAGTTTTCGAACCCGCTCAACGCCGAGGCGCACTACGCGACCACCGCCCCCGAGATCCACGACGCGCTCGACGGGCAAGTGGGTGCGGTGGTCGCGGGCTGTGGCACGGCGGGGACGCTCATGGGACTCGCACGCTACGCCCGCGAGCAGCACCCGGAAACCGTCGTGGCCGCGGTCGAGCCGCAGGGATCGCGCTACGCGGAGGTCATGGGCAGCGAGGTCGAGGAAGGCGAGTACAAGACCGAGGGGATCGGGACGCACGATCCCTCGAAGAACGAGCTGTTCGATCCCGAACTCGTCGATCAAGTGATTCGAGTCGGGGATCGCACCGCCCAGGACGAACTCAAGCGGCTCGCGCGCGAGGAGGGCCACCTCGTGGCGGCGAGCGCGGGGATGGCGAGCGTCGCCGCCCGCGACGTGGCCGAGCGGATTTCGAATGGTGAGATCGACGCCCCTCACGACACGGTGGTGACGGTGTTCCCCGACTCCTCGGAGCGCTATCTCTCGAAGGGGATCTACGACGAGTTCGAGAACTGGGAAGGGTGA
- a CDS encoding tRNA-binding protein yields the protein MGIDEPDIGPEAFLDDVEMRVGEIVSVEAFPEARKDVYKLDVDFGGETLQSAAGLTRYDREELLGRQVVAVVNLGTVQIAGFESQCLVTGVDAADGDGVVHLQPESDVENGARVY from the coding sequence ATGGGCATCGACGAACCCGACATCGGTCCCGAAGCGTTCCTCGACGACGTGGAAATGCGCGTTGGCGAGATCGTCTCCGTCGAGGCGTTCCCCGAAGCACGAAAGGACGTCTACAAGCTCGATGTCGACTTCGGCGGCGAAACACTCCAGTCGGCCGCCGGGCTGACGCGCTACGACCGCGAGGAACTCCTCGGTCGCCAGGTCGTCGCAGTCGTGAACCTCGGCACCGTTCAGATTGCGGGCTTCGAGAGCCAGTGTCTCGTGACCGGGGTCGACGCGGCCGACGGCGACGGCGTCGTGCATCTCCAGCCCGAATCCGATGTCGAGAACGGCGCGCGGGTGTACTGA
- a CDS encoding cystathionine gamma-synthase, whose protein sequence is MTNDDGHREDRDDHDDRIETRAIHAGQAPDPETGALMTPIHANSTYVQDAPGKDRGYEYSRTGNPTRTDLEANLASLEGGAHGRAFSSGMGSINTVLNLLEAGDHVVTGADVYGGTHRLFTQVYEEYDLTFDFVDTTDHEAVAAAMGPDTELLWLETPTNPLMRVVDIAALSEIAHQHDALCAVDNTFATPYLQRPLEHGADIVSHSLTKYLGGHSDVVGGALVVDSDDLDERIGFYQNSVGATPGPFDAFLVLRGTKTLPVRMDRHCENARALATWLDDHPDVSDVYYPGLDSHPYHDLAARQMDDFGGMLSFELDGTLEEASAVVEGTEVFTLAESLGGVESLIEQPAAMTHAAIPREERLEAGLTDGLIRVSVGIEHLDDQRRDLDRAIDAALD, encoded by the coding sequence ATGACGAACGACGATGGGCATCGCGAGGATCGTGACGACCACGACGACCGCATCGAGACCCGCGCGATCCACGCCGGCCAGGCACCCGATCCCGAGACGGGCGCGCTGATGACGCCGATCCACGCGAACTCCACGTACGTCCAGGACGCTCCCGGCAAGGACCGTGGCTACGAGTACTCCCGGACGGGGAACCCGACCCGCACCGACCTCGAAGCCAACCTCGCGAGCCTCGAAGGAGGTGCTCACGGCCGCGCCTTTTCGAGCGGGATGGGATCGATCAACACCGTGCTGAATCTGCTCGAAGCGGGCGATCACGTCGTGACGGGAGCCGACGTGTACGGCGGGACACATCGTCTGTTCACCCAGGTCTACGAGGAGTACGACCTCACCTTCGATTTCGTCGACACCACCGATCACGAGGCCGTCGCGGCGGCGATGGGGCCGGACACCGAACTCCTCTGGCTCGAAACCCCCACCAATCCACTGATGCGCGTGGTCGACATCGCCGCCCTCTCGGAGATCGCCCACCAGCACGACGCGCTGTGTGCGGTCGACAACACGTTCGCCACGCCGTATCTCCAGCGGCCGCTGGAACACGGCGCGGACATCGTCAGCCACTCGCTGACGAAGTATCTGGGCGGGCACTCGGACGTGGTCGGCGGCGCGCTCGTGGTCGATAGTGACGACCTCGACGAACGGATCGGGTTCTACCAGAACTCGGTCGGCGCGACGCCTGGCCCCTTCGACGCGTTTCTCGTTCTCCGGGGAACCAAGACCCTCCCGGTGCGGATGGATCGCCACTGCGAGAACGCCCGCGCGCTCGCGACGTGGCTCGACGACCATCCCGACGTGAGCGACGTATACTACCCGGGTCTCGACTCCCATCCCTACCACGACCTCGCCGCACGGCAGATGGACGACTTCGGCGGGATGTTGAGCTTCGAACTCGACGGCACTCTAGAGGAGGCGAGCGCGGTCGTCGAGGGGACGGAGGTGTTCACGCTCGCGGAGTCGCTCGGCGGCGTCGAGAGCTTGATCGAACAGCCCGCCGCGATGACCCACGCCGCGATCCCGCGCGAGGAACGTCTCGAAGCGGGACTGACCGACGGCCTGATCCGGGTCTCGGTGGGGATCGAGCATCTCGACGATCAGCGCCGCGACCTCGATCGCGCGATCGACGCCGCGCTCGACTGA
- a CDS encoding DUF433 domain-containing protein yields the protein MTIVRDDDVLGGEPHIEGTRIAVRHVASRVVDAGHHPAHVADQFDVSLAEVYEALSYYYSNADEMRTYRRENADAFERVREGSLKPKEPVQ from the coding sequence ATGACCATCGTCCGCGACGACGACGTGCTCGGTGGCGAACCCCACATCGAGGGAACGCGGATCGCGGTTCGTCACGTCGCCTCGCGGGTCGTCGACGCCGGCCACCACCCGGCACACGTCGCCGACCAGTTCGACGTCTCGCTCGCCGAGGTGTACGAAGCGCTCTCGTACTACTACTCGAACGCCGACGAGATGCGAACGTACAGGCGCGAAAACGCCGATGCCTTCGAACGGGTCCGCGAAGGCTCGTTGAAGCCAAAAGAGCCCGTTCAGTGA
- a CDS encoding NUDIX hydrolase has protein sequence MSTKESADAASDTAHPNAGQDVIAVDGDDEPQGTVNRLDAHTGDGTRHRAFTVLVFDEDGRILLAQRSPEKRLWDTFWDGTVASHPVEGQTQVEATRERLVDELGITADQYEEVRVTDRFEYKRYYYDEGVEHEVCTVLKATLADTDLDPDESEVAGLLWAPYEHLHENPRWYRQLRLCPWFEIAMRRDF, from the coding sequence ATGAGCACGAAGGAGTCAGCCGACGCAGCGTCCGACACGGCCCACCCGAACGCCGGCCAGGACGTGATCGCGGTCGACGGCGACGACGAACCACAGGGAACGGTCAACCGCCTCGACGCCCACACCGGCGACGGGACCCGCCACCGCGCGTTCACGGTGCTCGTCTTCGACGAGGACGGCCGCATCCTGCTCGCCCAGCGCAGCCCCGAAAAGCGCCTCTGGGACACCTTCTGGGACGGCACCGTCGCCTCCCATCCCGTCGAGGGCCAGACCCAAGTCGAGGCCACCCGCGAGCGCCTGGTCGACGAGCTCGGCATCACCGCCGACCAGTACGAGGAGGTCCGGGTGACCGACCGCTTCGAGTACAAACGCTACTACTACGACGAGGGCGTCGAACACGAGGTCTGCACCGTGCTGAAGGCCACGCTTGCCGATACCGACCTCGACCCCGACGAGAGCGAGGTCGCGGGGCTGCTGTGGGCTCCCTACGAACATCTCCACGAGAACCCGCGGTGGTACCGCCAGCTCCGGCTCTGTCCCTGGTTCGAGATCGCGATGCGGCGCGACTTCTAG
- a CDS encoding diacylglycerol/lipid kinase family protein has translation MARRPGRTPPIRGRPVRADGGRDADSGDASRVLVLNPVSGSADHAERIRELATDHDFAVRETHESGDAIDFGREAANADLVAAAGGDGTIHEVVRGLYDADALDSTTVGVVPTGTGNNFAGNIGVGSVEEAFSVLETGDTRQVDLGIANGRPFVNSTIAGLTADASSETTADMKDSFGVLAYVVNTIRTAADFEGLTLDVETATDEQSWHGEAAFVLVGNGRRFPVEGHTQADMEDGRFEVTIIEDRPTGKLVGEATLRRLLGTDTSNITRLETAELSISVRDGEPGTFSLDGEMLSARDLDVETERGALSIRVGEGYEIDPQPPE, from the coding sequence ATGGCCCGACGACCGGGACGCACGCCGCCGATTCGCGGGCGACCCGTCCGCGCTGACGGCGGCCGCGACGCCGATTCTGGAGACGCGTCGCGGGTGCTCGTCCTCAACCCGGTGAGCGGCAGCGCCGATCACGCCGAACGGATCCGCGAGCTCGCCACCGACCACGACTTCGCGGTGCGGGAGACCCACGAGAGCGGCGACGCGATCGACTTCGGGCGCGAGGCGGCGAACGCCGACCTCGTCGCGGCCGCCGGGGGCGACGGGACGATTCACGAGGTGGTGCGGGGCCTCTACGACGCCGACGCGCTCGACTCGACGACCGTCGGTGTCGTGCCAACGGGGACGGGCAACAACTTCGCCGGCAACATCGGCGTCGGGAGCGTTGAGGAGGCGTTCTCGGTGCTCGAAACCGGCGACACGAGACAGGTCGACCTCGGGATCGCGAACGGCCGTCCGTTCGTCAACTCCACGATCGCGGGGCTGACCGCCGACGCGAGCTCCGAAACCACCGCCGACATGAAGGACTCCTTCGGCGTGCTCGCATACGTCGTCAACACGATCCGAACTGCCGCCGACTTCGAGGGGCTCACGCTCGACGTCGAGACCGCCACGGACGAGCAGTCGTGGCACGGCGAGGCGGCGTTCGTCCTCGTCGGCAACGGTCGCCGGTTCCCGGTCGAGGGCCACACCCAGGCCGACATGGAGGACGGCCGGTTCGAGGTCACGATCATCGAGGACCGCCCGACCGGGAAGCTCGTCGGCGAGGCCACCCTCCGGCGGCTGCTGGGCACCGACACGTCGAACATCACCCGGCTCGAAACCGCCGAACTCTCGATCTCGGTCCGGGACGGCGAGCCAGGCACGTTCAGCCTCGACGGCGAGATGCTCTCCGCGCGCGATCTGGACGTCGAAACCGAACGGGGCGCGCTCTCGATCCGGGTCGGCGAGGGCTACGAGATCGACCCGCAGCCCCCGGAGTGA
- a CDS encoding alpha/beta fold hydrolase — protein sequence MPRIETDDGTEVFVRDMGSGDPIVFVHGWPLNHRMFEYQYEALLDAGHRCLGVDLRGYGQSDKPYGEYSYDRFADDLRAVIDALDVEGATLAGFSMGGGTVTHYMSRHDEAGVEKLALLGAASPCLTEKPDFSEGLSDEEIDPLVEGARNDRPAMNAQFGEMLFHQMPSEEFLDWLWSLAMQASQYATATSAETFRDEDLRSDMADITVPTKICHGVNDEICPFDITAEVLHEGIDDAELVRFEDSGHGLFYEERGKLTDELLDLTR from the coding sequence ATGCCACGAATCGAGACCGACGACGGGACCGAGGTGTTCGTGCGCGATATGGGATCGGGCGATCCGATCGTGTTCGTCCACGGCTGGCCGCTCAACCACCGGATGTTCGAGTACCAGTACGAGGCGTTGCTCGACGCGGGCCATCGGTGTCTCGGGGTGGATCTCCGGGGCTATGGCCAGTCGGACAAACCCTACGGCGAGTACAGCTACGACCGCTTCGCCGACGATCTGCGGGCCGTCATCGACGCCCTCGACGTCGAGGGTGCGACGCTCGCGGGCTTCTCGATGGGCGGCGGCACCGTGACCCACTACATGAGCCGTCACGACGAGGCGGGCGTCGAGAAGTTGGCGCTGCTCGGCGCGGCCAGCCCGTGTCTCACCGAGAAGCCCGACTTCTCCGAGGGACTTTCGGACGAGGAGATCGATCCGCTCGTCGAGGGCGCACGGAACGACCGCCCCGCGATGAACGCGCAGTTCGGCGAGATGCTTTTTCACCAGATGCCCTCCGAGGAGTTCCTCGACTGGCTCTGGAGTCTCGCCATGCAGGCCTCCCAGTACGCGACGGCGACCTCCGCCGAGACCTTCCGGGACGAAGACCTGAGGTCCGACATGGCCGACATCACCGTCCCCACGAAGATCTGCCACGGCGTCAACGACGAGATCTGTCCGTTCGACATCACCGCCGAGGTGCTCCACGAGGGGATCGACGACGCCGAACTCGTCCGGTTCGAGGACAGCGGTCACGGCCTGTTCTACGAGGAACGCGGGAAGCTCACCGACGAACTCCTCGACCTCACCCGGTAG
- a CDS encoding HFX_2341 family transcriptional regulator, giving the protein MQTHIVPVGFDYDRLIAPLVRDKLDVDHVILLEGAVGSAANVEYSRNLAAKLEQDFRNLLGADTERFVVDDVYDYDAAFEQAYEMINTELDADREVWANISAMPRTVSFAFATAAHSIGVERSEDRGRIHTYYTIPEKYLETELAEELHRQIDLLADLAGEIDDERVDERLQSARDLLAEFDERGTTIGAKAVDGSHIIELPVASFSNVKPFEELILFKLGEDGPFESVSELAHALANELSEEYTDSFRSKVIYNVDRLGPGGKGYIEQDAHGKSHRTRLSRIGELWVRSHADGEVRAE; this is encoded by the coding sequence ATGCAGACCCACATCGTGCCGGTCGGGTTCGACTACGACCGGCTGATCGCGCCCCTGGTGCGCGACAAACTCGACGTCGATCACGTGATCCTCCTCGAAGGCGCGGTCGGGAGCGCCGCGAACGTCGAGTACTCCCGCAATCTCGCGGCGAAGCTCGAACAGGACTTCCGGAACCTGCTCGGTGCGGACACCGAGCGGTTCGTCGTCGACGACGTGTACGACTACGATGCGGCGTTCGAGCAGGCATACGAGATGATCAACACCGAGCTCGACGCCGACCGGGAGGTCTGGGCCAACATCAGCGCGATGCCTCGCACGGTGAGCTTCGCCTTCGCCACCGCCGCCCACTCGATCGGCGTCGAGCGCAGCGAGGACCGCGGCCGGATCCACACCTACTACACCATCCCCGAGAAGTACTTAGAAACCGAACTCGCCGAGGAGCTCCACAGACAGATCGACCTCCTCGCTGACCTCGCGGGCGAGATCGACGACGAGCGGGTCGACGAACGCCTCCAGAGCGCGCGCGACCTGCTCGCGGAGTTCGACGAGCGCGGCACCACCATCGGCGCGAAGGCGGTCGACGGCAGCCACATCATCGAACTCCCGGTGGCCTCCTTCTCGAACGTCAAACCGTTCGAGGAGCTGATCCTGTTCAAACTCGGCGAGGACGGCCCCTTCGAGAGCGTCTCCGAGCTCGCCCACGCGCTGGCGAACGAACTGAGCGAGGAGTACACCGACAGCTTCCGGTCGAAGGTGATCTACAACGTCGACCGACTCGGTCCCGGCGGGAAGGGGTACATCGAGCAGGACGCCCACGGCAAATCCCACCGGACGCGGCTCTCGCGCATCGGCGAGCTGTGGGTGCGCTCGCACGCGGACGGCGAGGTGCGAGCGGAGTGA
- a CDS encoding CehA/McbA family metallohydrolase: MYRIDLHAHTRFFHGHRRLGDAYDPLGARLLTGTARLRGLDGVATTNHDYYREFDDELAGVAVIPGIEVSTTKGHVLVVGPDPPAETVRGELTPSEVVEIAHDRNCAAIVAHPYRNSTVREVDASFDAIEVNGKHPRTREWVERLADRHGLPMTGGSDAHYPPEVGRAYTAIDVDDPTPENVVAAIKDGRVEPRVDDWLPYQVIGRLYRYVHEESDQFDRPEWATPGVGAPPEDD; this comes from the coding sequence GTGTACCGGATCGACCTCCACGCACACACACGATTCTTCCACGGTCACCGCCGGCTCGGCGACGCCTACGACCCGCTCGGGGCGAGGCTGCTCACCGGGACCGCGCGCCTCCGTGGGCTCGACGGTGTCGCCACCACCAACCACGACTACTATCGGGAGTTCGACGACGAACTCGCCGGCGTGGCGGTCATCCCCGGTATCGAGGTCTCGACCACGAAGGGTCACGTGCTCGTGGTCGGCCCCGACCCGCCGGCCGAGACGGTTCGCGGGGAGCTCACCCCCTCGGAGGTCGTCGAAATCGCCCACGACCGGAACTGTGCTGCGATCGTCGCTCATCCGTACCGGAACTCCACAGTGAGGGAGGTCGACGCGTCGTTCGACGCCATCGAGGTCAACGGGAAACACCCGCGAACCCGGGAGTGGGTCGAGCGCCTCGCCGACCGTCACGGCCTCCCGATGACCGGCGGCAGCGACGCCCACTACCCGCCGGAGGTCGGGCGGGCGTACACCGCGATCGACGTCGACGACCCCACGCCAGAGAACGTGGTTGCAGCGATCAAGGACGGACGAGTCGAGCCGCGAGTCGACGACTGGCTGCCCTACCAGGTCATCGGCCGACTCTACCGGTACGTCCACGAGGAAAGCGATCAGTTCGACCGTCCGGAGTGGGCGACGCCCGGTGTCGGCGCACCACCGGAGGACGACTGA
- a CDS encoding DUF1405 domain-containing protein, which yields MAGEGGIGPFGRILDGRVPDRDALPWYVAPVPRTIEDLGFRLVWLVVAVNLVGTAFGFWYYRVQFAQTPIVMWPFVPDSPLATLFIALSLAAWKLGHDPEWLHALAFFGCLKLGLWTPFVQLVLNGPGGIATWLYWFLVFSHLAMALQGFVIHRYADFPVGAVAVAVAWYGVNDVVDYFAPLVGDFHHTLLRAEFVDGVIDHTVVAHDLAAAAAVTLTLAATFLALATRVKKLEAER from the coding sequence ATGGCCGGAGAAGGCGGCATCGGCCCGTTCGGTCGAATTCTCGACGGGCGGGTTCCCGACCGCGACGCGCTGCCGTGGTACGTCGCGCCGGTGCCGCGCACGATCGAGGACCTCGGGTTCCGGCTCGTGTGGCTCGTCGTCGCCGTGAACCTCGTCGGCACGGCGTTCGGCTTCTGGTACTACCGGGTCCAGTTCGCGCAGACACCGATCGTGATGTGGCCGTTCGTTCCGGACAGTCCGCTGGCAACCTTGTTCATCGCACTCAGCCTCGCCGCGTGGAAGCTCGGCCACGATCCGGAGTGGCTCCACGCACTCGCCTTCTTCGGGTGTCTCAAGCTCGGCCTCTGGACGCCGTTCGTCCAGCTCGTTCTCAACGGTCCCGGTGGCATCGCGACGTGGCTCTACTGGTTCCTCGTCTTCAGCCACCTCGCGATGGCCCTCCAGGGGTTCGTGATCCACCGCTACGCGGACTTTCCGGTCGGCGCGGTCGCGGTCGCCGTGGCGTGGTACGGGGTCAACGACGTGGTCGATTACTTCGCGCCGCTGGTCGGCGATTTCCACCACACCCTCCTGCGGGCCGAGTTCGTCGACGGCGTGATCGATCACACGGTGGTCGCCCACGACCTCGCTGCGGCGGCGGCGGTGACGCTGACGCTCGCCGCGACGTTCCTCGCGCTCGCCACCCGGGTGAAGAAGCTCGAAGCCGAGCGGTAG
- a CDS encoding Cdc6/Cdc18 family protein, whose amino-acid sequence MIQDARILRDEFIPNEVGHRDSEMNALTRALDPVTRDEPAETALLFGPSGAGKTCLARFAVDRLRESVIDLTHQYVNCWQDYTRFRALYRLLEAIGPTYDVHRQSTPTDELLERLEAYDGPPFVAILDEVDQLEDERVLYDLYRIPGISMVLIANREPELFARLDERLVSRLHGATRIRFEKYAVDELVSILEDRVRWGLDDGAIDRDGLARIADAAAGDARVAITVLRNAARRAERDGAATITPATIEAAIPAGRTAVQRKHVDQLTPHQRALYGIVEEHGSIAPGDLYEAYAARVDEPKTDRTVRNHLSKLAHYNLVVKEGEGRGRTYRLRD is encoded by the coding sequence GTGATTCAGGATGCCCGCATTCTCCGCGACGAGTTCATCCCGAACGAGGTCGGGCATCGCGATTCGGAGATGAACGCGCTGACCCGCGCGCTCGACCCGGTGACGCGGGACGAGCCGGCCGAGACCGCGCTCCTGTTCGGCCCCTCGGGAGCCGGCAAGACCTGTCTCGCACGATTTGCGGTCGATCGGCTGCGCGAGAGCGTGATCGACCTCACTCACCAGTACGTCAACTGCTGGCAGGACTACACCAGGTTTCGCGCGCTGTATCGCCTCCTCGAAGCCATCGGCCCGACCTACGACGTTCACCGCCAGTCGACGCCGACCGACGAGCTTCTCGAACGGCTCGAAGCGTACGACGGCCCGCCGTTCGTGGCCATTCTCGACGAGGTCGACCAGCTCGAAGACGAGCGCGTGCTCTACGATCTATACCGGATTCCGGGGATCTCGATGGTGCTGATCGCCAACCGTGAGCCCGAACTGTTCGCACGACTAGATGAACGGCTCGTCTCGCGGCTCCACGGCGCGACCCGCATCAGGTTCGAGAAGTACGCGGTCGACGAACTCGTTTCGATCCTCGAAGACCGGGTTCGGTGGGGGCTCGACGACGGTGCGATCGATCGCGACGGGCTCGCGCGGATCGCCGACGCGGCCGCCGGCGACGCCCGCGTGGCGATCACCGTGCTCCGCAACGCCGCGAGACGCGCCGAACGCGACGGGGCCGCGACGATCACGCCCGCGACGATCGAGGCGGCGATCCCGGCGGGCCGAACCGCGGTCCAGCGGAAACACGTCGATCAGCTCACCCCTCACCAGCGCGCGCTCTACGGGATCGTCGAGGAGCACGGGTCGATCGCGCCAGGCGACCTCTACGAGGCGTACGCCGCGCGCGTCGACGAGCCGAAGACCGATCGAACGGTCCGCAACCACCTCTCGAAGCTCGCCCACTACAACCTCGTCGTGAAGGAAGGCGAGGGTCGTGGACGAACCTATCGACTTCGGGATTGA
- a CDS encoding DUF5615 family PIN-like protein — protein sequence MSDTPPVLLDEHVGRVFERVLDERGYRVMQAKDRFGERTTDRRLLLWCGENGVLLCTNNAKDFEPLHREVDHAGLLLFYDQRLPDDDPEGLARAVDEVIEQYGTEGITNELVDLGLWHGWLHE from the coding sequence GTGAGCGACACGCCACCCGTCCTCCTCGACGAACACGTCGGTCGGGTCTTCGAGCGCGTGCTCGACGAGCGTGGCTATCGCGTGATGCAGGCCAAAGACCGCTTCGGCGAACGGACGACCGACCGTAGATTGCTCCTGTGGTGTGGGGAGAACGGCGTCCTGCTTTGCACGAACAACGCGAAGGATTTCGAACCGCTGCACCGCGAAGTGGACCACGCGGGGCTGTTGCTGTTCTACGACCAGCGGCTCCCCGACGACGATCCGGAGGGGTTGGCGCGAGCCGTCGACGAAGTGATCGAACAGTACGGCACTGAAGGTATCACGAACGAGCTCGTCGATCTCGGGCTGTGGCACGGCTGGCTTCACGAGTAG
- the carA gene encoding glutamine-hydrolyzing carbamoyl-phosphate synthase small subunit, which translates to MTDAYVAIEGGHVLTGRARAPGTARGELVFTTAYTGYEESLTDPSYAEQVLTFSYPLIGNYGVRDERFESEDVQPTAVLARELTDDVAEWLEAEGVPAIDHLDTRDVVTDVREEGAMECGIAAGPDATPEDALAELDRCKGMSEHTDIGATVSVDEPARYEGDGAYEVALIDCGAKGSIRSSLLERGADVTVLPYDATPEDVRAIEPDLLFISNGPGDPENFEAAQGLVEEFAGELPLAGICLGQQIVAAALGGSTEKMAFGHRGVNQPVRDLDSGRVVMTTQNHGYTVTEPGDLDVTQVNVNDDTPEGLASDALDVITRQYHPEANPGPHDSLDFFDDVLAMADTQRAAPTAD; encoded by the coding sequence ATGACGGATGCCTACGTGGCGATCGAGGGCGGCCACGTCCTGACAGGGCGTGCGCGCGCACCGGGCACGGCCCGTGGCGAACTGGTGTTCACGACCGCCTACACCGGCTACGAGGAGAGCCTGACCGATCCCTCCTACGCCGAGCAGGTGCTCACCTTCTCGTACCCGCTGATCGGCAACTACGGCGTGCGGGACGAGCGGTTCGAATCCGAGGACGTCCAGCCCACGGCGGTCCTCGCCCGCGAACTCACCGACGACGTGGCCGAGTGGCTCGAAGCGGAGGGCGTGCCCGCGATCGACCATCTCGATACCCGCGACGTCGTGACCGACGTCCGCGAGGAGGGCGCGATGGAGTGTGGGATCGCCGCCGGCCCCGACGCGACTCCCGAGGACGCGCTCGCCGAACTCGACCGGTGCAAGGGGATGAGCGAACACACCGACATCGGCGCGACGGTCAGCGTCGACGAACCCGCACGCTACGAGGGCGATGGAGCGTACGAGGTCGCGCTGATCGACTGCGGCGCGAAGGGCTCGATCCGGTCGTCGCTTCTCGAACGTGGTGCGGACGTCACCGTGCTCCCGTACGACGCCACGCCGGAAGACGTCAGGGCGATCGAGCCGGACCTCCTGTTCATCTCGAACGGGCCCGGCGATCCCGAGAACTTCGAGGCCGCCCAAGGGCTCGTCGAGGAGTTCGCGGGTGAACTCCCGCTTGCGGGCATCTGTCTCGGCCAGCAGATCGTCGCGGCGGCGCTCGGCGGGAGTACCGAGAAGATGGCGTTCGGCCACCGCGGCGTGAACCAGCCGGTCCGGGACCTCGACTCGGGCCGCGTGGTGATGACGACCCAGAACCACGGCTACACCGTGACCGAGCCCGGCGACCTCGACGTCACGCAGGTCAACGTCAACGACGACACGCCCGAGGGACTCGCGAGCGACGCGCTCGACGTCATCACCCGCCAGTACCACCCCGAGGCAAACCCCGGCCCGCACGACTCGCTCGACTTCTTCGACGACGTGCTCGCGATGGCGGATACCCAGCGAGCGGCCCCGACCGCGGACTGA
- a CDS encoding Lrp/AsnC family transcriptional regulator yields MDDLDRRILNVLRRDSRTPYTEIAEAVGTSEGTVRNRVEQLVEDGTIERFTVTTRTGNIKAMIEVGVAVDVDTSAVSKRMTEWPEVDFVWQVSGEQDVVLVVDAADTAAVNALITQARELDDVVSTKTRLILDERRG; encoded by the coding sequence ATGGACGACCTCGATCGCCGCATCCTGAACGTCCTCCGACGGGACTCCCGGACGCCCTACACCGAAATCGCCGAAGCGGTCGGAACCTCCGAGGGAACGGTCAGAAACCGCGTCGAGCAGCTCGTCGAGGACGGCACCATCGAGCGGTTCACCGTGACCACCCGTACTGGGAACATCAAGGCGATGATCGAGGTCGGGGTCGCGGTCGACGTCGACACCTCGGCGGTCTCGAAGCGGATGACCGAGTGGCCCGAGGTGGATTTCGTCTGGCAGGTCTCGGGCGAGCAGGACGTGGTGCTCGTCGTCGACGCGGCCGATACGGCCGCGGTCAACGCGCTGATCACCCAGGCCCGCGAGCTCGACGACGTCGTGAGCACCAAGACCCGGCTGATCCTCGACGAACGCCGCGGGTAG